One region of Polynucleobacter paneuropaeus genomic DNA includes:
- a CDS encoding alpha/beta fold hydrolase, whose product MSGSHFHHHHHHSHKRVHSVSHMSDGEAHELHAHKKGDAKHSHTKETSNQNLLIIALVLTLSFSVVEMIASYLSNSLALISDAGHMVTDAASLGLAVLAQMIARRPPSPKHSFGLGRAEALAAFVNGIAMLALVAWIVFEAITRFFTPHVVNGMTVTVVAALGLLMNLVVAWVLSKDQKSVNTRAALLHVMGDLLGSVAALVAGLVIQYTGWMPIDSLLSILVSLLILKSTFTILHESYHFLMEGVPPHIDYLQVGSDLKKVPGVVAVHDLHIWEMTPSFPALIGHIEVELMKEWPQIMSRIHDMLYTRHGIDHVTLQPEETQSLSEAPSHDDHPEIVPEALSQATPAPMIDASTLKESQMHPSTHFVVCRSGEGKHRMAYQAWGNPKNPRVLICAHGLSRRGSDFSTLAQALCDQYYVVCPDVIGRGESDRLSNPIMYSVPQYVADMKSLVTHLGVKQVDWIGTSMGGLIGMVFAALPNSPIRRMIINDVGPRIEPAAIERLSSYVGKPFAFSSRADALEALNQITATFGDHTPEEWEKLNGPQLIEQNGVWGLHYDPDISVPFSSVTPMMAKAGEMAMWHTFKQIHIPMLIVRGGDSDLLSPETVAKMCKLNPNARSIEIPNVGHAPAFIKAEQIALAKEFFSS is encoded by the coding sequence ATGTCTGGCTCCCATTTTCACCATCATCACCATCACTCGCATAAGCGGGTGCATTCAGTTAGTCATATGAGTGATGGCGAGGCTCATGAATTGCATGCCCATAAAAAGGGTGATGCAAAACACTCTCACACAAAAGAAACCTCCAATCAGAATCTATTAATCATTGCCTTAGTTCTGACTCTGAGCTTTTCAGTGGTCGAGATGATTGCTTCTTATCTCTCGAATTCTTTGGCGCTAATCTCCGATGCAGGTCATATGGTGACTGATGCAGCTTCATTGGGCTTAGCTGTTTTGGCACAGATGATTGCCCGTCGTCCACCATCACCTAAACACTCTTTTGGCTTGGGTAGGGCAGAAGCGCTAGCGGCCTTCGTGAATGGCATTGCGATGTTGGCATTGGTTGCTTGGATCGTGTTTGAAGCCATTACCCGTTTCTTCACACCACATGTAGTCAATGGTATGACTGTCACGGTTGTGGCTGCGTTAGGTTTACTCATGAATTTGGTGGTTGCCTGGGTGCTTTCTAAAGATCAAAAGAGTGTGAATACCCGCGCAGCACTATTACATGTGATGGGGGATTTATTAGGTTCGGTTGCTGCCTTGGTTGCTGGCTTAGTCATTCAGTACACCGGTTGGATGCCGATTGACTCATTACTCTCGATCTTGGTGTCCTTATTAATTCTGAAATCGACTTTCACAATCTTGCATGAGTCCTATCACTTTCTCATGGAAGGTGTGCCGCCCCATATTGATTATTTACAAGTGGGTAGCGATCTTAAGAAAGTGCCTGGCGTCGTAGCAGTGCATGACTTACATATTTGGGAGATGACCCCTAGCTTTCCTGCTTTGATTGGCCATATTGAGGTTGAGCTCATGAAAGAATGGCCACAAATCATGTCACGAATTCATGATATGTTGTACACAAGACATGGAATTGATCATGTCACCTTGCAACCCGAAGAGACGCAATCTTTAAGTGAAGCACCAAGTCATGATGATCACCCCGAGATTGTTCCTGAAGCTTTATCCCAAGCTACACCCGCTCCCATGATCGATGCATCAACCCTGAAAGAATCCCAGATGCATCCTAGTACCCATTTTGTAGTTTGTCGTAGCGGCGAAGGTAAGCATCGCATGGCCTATCAAGCATGGGGCAACCCTAAAAACCCTCGCGTCTTGATTTGTGCGCATGGCCTGAGCAGAAGGGGTAGCGACTTCTCAACCCTTGCGCAAGCACTCTGCGATCAGTATTACGTGGTTTGTCCCGATGTGATTGGTCGAGGTGAGTCTGATCGCTTAAGTAATCCGATTATGTATTCAGTGCCGCAATATGTTGCGGATATGAAATCCCTCGTAACCCATTTAGGTGTGAAGCAAGTGGATTGGATTGGTACCTCGATGGGGGGCTTAATTGGAATGGTATTCGCAGCTTTGCCTAATTCTCCGATTCGTCGCATGATCATCAATGATGTGGGACCTCGTATTGAACCGGCAGCGATTGAGCGCCTGAGCTCCTATGTTGGTAAACCTTTTGCTTTTAGTAGTCGTGCTGATGCTCTGGAGGCCCTGAATCAGATTACCGCAACCTTCGGCGATCACACTCCCGAAGAGTGGGAAAAGTTGAATGGCCCACAATTAATTGAACAAAACGGAGTTTGGGGTCTTCATTACGATCCGGATATTTCAGTACCGTTTAGCTCAGTCACGCCGATGATGGCAAAGGCTGGTGAGATGGCAATGTGGCACACCTTTAAGCAAATTCATATTCCGATGCTGATTGTGCGTGGTGGCGATTCAGATCTTTTATCACCCGAGACGGTGGCGAAGATGTGTAAGCTGAACCCCAATGCGAGAAGTATTGAGATTCCTAATGTAGGTCACGCACCAGCCTTTATCAAAGCCGAACAGATAGCGCTTGCCAAAGAATTTTTCAGTTCGTGA
- a CDS encoding RelA/SpoT family protein: protein MANAPSLSKKPLFIDAWHGEPTEQHAAGVLQILQTLHLDEATLTAASHIGRTHGKEALIKLIGEESARLIIGYRDLRQAQAKLLRADGGVSVTGQEEMLRKMLLAFGDDLRVVLLYLGSRLQTLRWVTQQKISMPEAWSQEILNIDASLANRLGIWQMKWEMEDLAFRASSGDTYRDIAKMLDAKRNEREVFIAQIVKQLQDELAAARIDAEVYGRPKHIFSIWKKMQGKSLDFANLYDVRAFRVLVPDVKSCYASLGLVHNIWQPVPREFDDYIARPKPNGYQSLHTVVMDDQGIAFEIQIRTHEMHQQAEYGLAAHWRYKEGAYQAGQQTGTHSAAAEYERQIAWARQLISWKEDAWEQLKHHEIDDHIYVLTPLGKVISLEKGSSPIDFAYAVHTDLGHRCRGARVDGAMVPLDTPLQNGQTIEIIAVKHGGPSRDWISPERHYLRSQRARTRVRAWFNALDDEQTEKVPEKTETHKAEVKLTAPETEIVLRQSSRKSGHASDVLVVGVDSLLTQLARCCRPVPPDVIAGFVTQGRGVSIHRRSCKTFRGLLERAPERVIQTAWNASHSDGKDYEKRVFPADLAVSALDRPELMRELFEILTRQGIHVIDLRKSVRKGLAQILFTVEVKDSEALRLVQNSLEELKGVTLVRRR, encoded by the coding sequence ATGGCAAATGCCCCTAGCCTTAGTAAAAAACCGCTATTTATAGACGCTTGGCATGGTGAACCAACCGAGCAGCATGCGGCTGGAGTTTTGCAGATTCTGCAAACTTTGCATTTAGATGAAGCCACCTTAACTGCCGCAAGTCATATTGGACGTACGCACGGCAAAGAAGCGCTAATAAAATTAATCGGTGAAGAATCAGCCAGACTGATCATTGGTTATCGCGATTTACGCCAGGCTCAAGCTAAGCTGCTTCGCGCAGATGGTGGTGTCAGTGTTACTGGTCAAGAAGAAATGCTGCGCAAGATGTTGCTCGCATTTGGCGATGATCTGCGTGTGGTACTGCTGTATCTAGGCTCTCGCTTGCAAACGCTACGCTGGGTGACGCAACAAAAAATTAGCATGCCAGAAGCCTGGTCGCAAGAGATTCTCAATATCGATGCATCACTTGCTAACCGTCTGGGTATTTGGCAAATGAAGTGGGAGATGGAGGATCTGGCTTTTAGAGCTTCCTCTGGTGATACCTATCGAGATATTGCCAAGATGCTTGATGCCAAGCGTAATGAGCGAGAAGTCTTTATTGCGCAAATCGTAAAGCAACTACAAGATGAACTGGCCGCAGCCCGTATTGATGCAGAAGTATATGGACGCCCTAAACATATTTTCAGTATCTGGAAAAAGATGCAGGGTAAGTCACTCGACTTTGCTAACCTCTATGATGTGCGCGCATTTCGGGTTCTGGTCCCTGATGTTAAATCTTGTTATGCCAGTTTAGGCTTAGTCCACAATATCTGGCAGCCCGTACCCAGAGAATTCGATGACTACATTGCACGGCCAAAGCCGAACGGCTATCAGTCTTTGCACACGGTAGTGATGGACGACCAAGGCATTGCTTTTGAGATTCAGATTCGTACACATGAGATGCATCAGCAAGCTGAGTATGGTTTAGCAGCCCATTGGCGCTATAAAGAGGGCGCTTATCAAGCTGGACAGCAGACCGGAACGCATAGTGCGGCAGCAGAGTACGAAAGACAAATTGCGTGGGCAAGACAGCTAATCTCCTGGAAAGAAGATGCATGGGAACAATTAAAGCACCACGAGATTGATGATCATATTTATGTGCTTACCCCGCTCGGTAAAGTCATTTCATTAGAGAAGGGCTCATCCCCAATTGACTTTGCTTATGCCGTACATACCGATTTAGGCCATCGTTGCCGTGGCGCGAGGGTTGATGGCGCGATGGTACCGCTTGATACCCCACTACAAAATGGGCAGACGATTGAAATCATTGCAGTCAAGCATGGTGGACCATCACGTGACTGGATTAGCCCTGAACGTCATTATCTTCGTTCTCAGCGGGCCCGAACTCGCGTGAGAGCTTGGTTCAATGCGCTCGATGATGAGCAAACTGAGAAAGTTCCCGAGAAAACGGAGACTCATAAAGCAGAAGTCAAGCTTACCGCTCCCGAAACTGAAATTGTTTTGCGACAAAGTTCTCGTAAATCTGGTCACGCTAGTGATGTGTTGGTGGTGGGTGTCGATTCTCTTCTCACGCAATTGGCACGATGCTGCCGCCCAGTTCCGCCAGATGTGATTGCAGGATTTGTGACCCAGGGTAGAGGGGTGTCTATTCATCGTCGATCTTGCAAAACCTTTCGGGGACTATTGGAGCGTGCTCCTGAGCGTGTCATTCAGACCGCTTGGAATGCAAGCCATAGTGATGGAAAAGACTATGAGAAGCGGGTTTTTCCAGCAGATTTGGCGGTGAGTGCCTTAGACCGCCCAGAATTAATGCGCGAGTTATTTGAGATTCTGACCAGACAAGGTATTCATGTGATCGACTTACGCAAATCGGTTCGCAAAGGCCTGGCCCAGATCTTATTCACAGTTGAAGTGAAAGACTCAGAGGCCCTACGCTTGGTTCAAAACAGCTTAGAAGAGCTCAAAGGCGTGACGCTCGTGCGCCGCCGGTGA